A window of the Lactuca sativa cultivar Salinas chromosome 5, Lsat_Salinas_v11, whole genome shotgun sequence genome harbors these coding sequences:
- the LOC111897646 gene encoding probable anion transporter 5: MRNTKFPIRYLIVILTFLCTCVCYIERVGFSIAYTIAADDAGVSQSSKGTILSTFYYGYAFSQVPGGWAAQKIGGRRILLFSFVIWSLTCALCPLDPNRVMALVIARLLVGVAQGFIFPSIHTVLAQWVPPHERSRSLSLTTSGMYLGAALGMLFLPTLVKFKGPQSVFLAESALGGLWSLLWLRFASDPPRSDHPKATAAGFGEYLLPIRDYQKLKAEIITTQIPWRKIFLSLPVWAILVNNFTFHYALYVLMNWLPTYFELGLKFSLQEMGSSKMMPYLNMFVFSNIGGIIADHMVTNRILSVTNTRKVLNTVGFLVSAVSLMLLPVFRTSEGVILCSSVALGFLALGRAGFAVNHMDIAPRYAGIVMGVSNTAGTLAGIVGVELTGQLLEAAKTKNSDLSSPNSWRAVFLIPGLLCIASSVIFLLFSTGERIFD, translated from the coding sequence ATGAGGAATACAAAGTTCCCTATACGCTATCTAATCGTCATTTTGACCTTCCTTTGCACCTGTGTATGTTACATTGAACGTGTAGGCTTTTCAATTGCATACACAATTGCTGCAGATGATGCAGGAGTTAGTCAATCAAGCAAAGGCACCATTCTGTCAACATTCTATTACGGGTATGCTTTTTCTCAGGTCCCTGGTGGGTGGGCTGCTCAAAAGATTGGAGGAAGGCGTATTCTCCTTTTCTCATTTGTGATATGGTCTTTAACATGTGCATTATGTCCATTAGACCCTAATAGAGTAATGGCTCTAGTTATAGCTCGTTTGCTTGTTGGGGTAGCTCAAGGGTTTATCTTTCCCTCTATTCATACGGTTTTAGCACAGTGGGTCCCACCACACGAAAGGTCAAGATCTCTTTCTCTCACAACTTCTGGAATGTACCTAGGTGCTGCTCTTGGCATGCTTTTTCTCCCTACTTTAGTGAAATTCAAGGGCCCACAATCTGTTTTTCTTGCTGAGTCAGCTTTAGGTGGTTTATGGTCACTTCTTTGGCTAAGATTTGCTAGTGATCCACCTCGTTCTGATCACCCGAAAGCAACTGCAGCTGGTTTTGGAGAATATTTGTTGCCAATTAGAGATTATCAAAAGTTGAAGGCAGAAATAATAACTACTCAAATCCCATGGAGGAAAATCTTTCTGAGCTTACCTGTTTGGGCTATTTTAGTCAATAACTTCACATTCCATTACGCTTTATACGTTCTTATGAACTGGTTGCCAACATACTTTGAACTTGGGTTGAAGTTCAGTCTTCAAGAAATGGGTTCTTCTAAAATGATGCCATATCTGAACATGTTTGTTTTTTCAAATATTGGTGGGATTATTGCTGACCACATGGTAACAAACAGAATCTTGTCTGTGACAAATACAAGAAAGGTTTTGAATACTGTAGGGTTTTTAGTGTCTGCAGTCTCATTAATGTTGCTTCCTGTTTTTAGAACATCTGAAGGGGTGATACTGTGTTCTTCAGTAGCTCTTGGTTTTCTTGCATTAGGAAGAGCTGGATTTGCAGTGAATCATATGGATATTGCTCCTAGATATGCTGGAATTGTGATGGGTGTCTCTAATACAGCTGGCACTTTAGCTGGTATTGTTGGAGTTGAGCTTACTGGGCAGCTTCTAGAAGCTGCAAAAACCAAGAATTCGGATCTTTCTAGTCCCAATAGCTGGAGGGCAGTTTTTCTTATACCTGGATTACTCTGCATTGCAAGTTCTgtcattttccttttattttcaaCTGGAGAGAGAATATTTGATTGA
- the LOC111897614 gene encoding peroxidase 47, which translates to MRLKKMTMLMVVIIVVMFRHSNGLNMNYYIMTCPMVEFIIKNSVNSALRADPTLAAGLIRMHFHDCFIEGCDASVLLDSTKDNTAEKDSPANLSLRGYEIIDDAKQQLEMQCPGVVSCADIVAMAARDAVFFAGGPVYDIPKGRKDGTRSKIEDTRNLPPPILNSSELIKMFGQHGFTAQEMVALSGGHTLGVARCSSFKNRLKSFDSTHEVDPSIDNQFVKTLANTCNAGDNAEQPFDASRNMFDNAYYNALQRQAGVLSSDQTLMTDPKTRPIVNGYAMNQAMFFFDFQRAMIKMGLLDVKETGQVRQNCRKIN; encoded by the exons ATGAGGTTGAAGAAGATGACAATGTTAATGGTGGTGATAATTGTGGTCATGTTTAGACACAGTAACGGTCTAAACATGAATTACTACATAATGACTTGCCCAATGGTTGAGTTCATCATCAAGAACTCAGTCAACTCAGCTTTGAGAGCCGATCCGACTCTTGCTGCTGGGCTTATAAGGATGCACTTCCATGATTGCTTCATTGAG GGTTGTGACGCATCCGTTTTACTTGATTCTACAAAAGACAATACAGCAGAGAAAGACTCTCCTGCGAATTTGAGCTTGAGGGGCTATGAAATCATCGATGATGCCAAGCAACAACTTGAAATGCAATGTCCTGGGGTCGTATCATGTGCTGATATCGTAGCAATGGCAGCTCGTGATGCCGTGTTCTTT GCTGGGGGCCCTGTGTACGATATACCAAAAGGAAGAAAAGATGGCACAAGATCAAAAATAGAAGACACTAGAAACCTGCCTCCACCAATTCTAAATAGTAGTGAACTCATAAAAATGTTTGGACAACATGGTTTCACTGCTCAAGAAATGGTTGCTCTTTCAG GTGGGCACACTCTAGGGGTGGCTCGATGTTCATCATTCAAGAACCGTCTAAAAAGCTTCGACTCAACCCACGAAGTGGACCCAAGCATCGACAATCAGTTTGTGAAAACGCTTGCTAATACATGTAATGCGGGCGACAATGCAGAGCAACCTTTCGACGCATCAAGAAATATGTTTGATAACGCTTACTATAACGCACTTCAAAGGCAGGCTGGAGTTCTATCCTCGGATCAAACCCTAATGACTGACCCAAAGACTCGACCGATTGTCAATGGCTATGCTATGAACCAAGCCATGTTCTTCTTTGATTTCCAAAGAGCCATGATCAAGATGGGATTGCTTGATGTTAAAGAGACTGGACAAGTACGTCAAAACTGTCGCAAAATCAACTGA